In a single window of the Campylobacter fetus subsp. testudinum 03-427 genome:
- a CDS encoding putative protein, possible surface array protein, protein MKYYRNFLLKLAAFIIGVCVLYVLFFIVLGKIGSLDSRSVKNFLLTNTVNENRIIVESGSNSFHGINAKMIEDHFGKLTLNLGDYAGYPLKIRLYRTYKFAHKGDVVIYPLEYRYYMNDVAPTVFYKHLLSEIYFYFDNLPFNEKLKVILQTPASYVFITGVKKAASNLKKLFRDKLPKEFDLKATLKEHRGDYLYQGPLPQKDDMKVPCDEYIFAKEITGGRAAISETFKENIKLMKKIEKEKGVKFIFTYPTVIGESCYDFSGEKGAEFKKFLVELKNYVTSNGFEFIGDFNDSYLPDRKYMLDTWFHANPDGRDVRTKKLIENLDKSNLKNDLYANGLQNSSISN, encoded by the coding sequence ATGAAATATTATAGAAATTTTTTATTAAAATTAGCCGCTTTTATAATCGGTGTTTGTGTGTTATACGTGCTATTTTTTATAGTTTTGGGTAAAATCGGCTCTCTAGATTCTCGTTCAGTAAAAAATTTCCTTCTTACTAATACCGTAAATGAAAATCGTATTATAGTAGAAAGCGGGTCAAATTCATTTCATGGAATCAACGCTAAAATGATAGAAGATCATTTTGGCAAACTTACTTTAAATTTAGGAGATTACGCTGGATATCCACTTAAAATCAGACTTTATAGAACATATAAATTTGCACATAAAGGAGATGTTGTGATATATCCTTTGGAGTACAGGTACTATATGAACGATGTTGCTCCTACTGTATTTTATAAACATCTTTTATCTGAAATTTACTTCTATTTTGATAATTTACCATTTAATGAAAAACTCAAAGTGATACTTCAAACTCCGGCTTCTTACGTGTTTATAACTGGAGTTAAAAAAGCAGCGTCAAATTTGAAAAAACTTTTTAGAGATAAACTTCCAAAAGAGTTTGATTTAAAAGCTACTTTAAAAGAGCATAGAGGAGATTACTTATATCAAGGTCCGCTTCCCCAAAAAGATGATATGAAAGTTCCTTGCGATGAGTATATATTTGCAAAAGAGATCACTGGCGGTAGGGCGGCTATAAGTGAAACATTTAAAGAAAATATAAAACTAATGAAAAAGATAGAAAAAGAAAAAGGCGTAAAGTTTATATTTACTTATCCTACTGTTATAGGTGAGAGTTGTTATGATTTTAGCGGCGAAAAGGGAGCTGAGTTCAAAAAGTTTTTAGTAGAGCTGAAAAACTACGTAACTTCAAACGGCTTTGAGTTTATAGGTGATTTTAACGATAGTTATCTTCCAGATAGAAAATATATGTTAGATACCTGGTTTCACGCAAATCCTGATGGCAGAGACGTCAGAACCAAAAAGCTGATTGAGAATTTAGATAAATCAAATTTAAAAAATGATTTATACGCCAATGGTCTGCAAAATAGCTCTATTTCAAATTAA
- a CDS encoding Na+/H+ antiporter family protein (Pfam matches to PF03553.10 Na_H_antiporter, and to PF13726.2 Na_H_antiport_2), producing MLLTNPVVLSVLLMCVLCLLRFNVFLAILISALAAGMLAGKGLVETTNLLISGMQGNLETALSYILLGALAAAISMTNLTPILIHYVSKFISKKVFWFSLSIAFIACFSQNLIPVHIAFIPILIPPLLALMNKLRIDRRAVACALTFGLKAPYVSISVGFGLLFHTILKKELGNNGINVEIGDISSVMWIGGVAMLIGLVLALFYYRKPRDYTQSALETKELKVAQKEDLCMGQKEWVVLGGAVIAFGVQIWSSSLPLGALLGLIFMIIFGGIEYKKMDKVMEQGLAMMAFIAFIMLVAAGFGLVIRETGGISELINFASSISGGKLGGAIIMLVIGLLVTMGIGTSFGTIPIIAAIYVPLCVSLGFSVPATILLIGIAAAVGDAGSPASDSTLGPTSGLNADGRHSHIYDTCVPTFIFFNIPLIVFGVIFSLFI from the coding sequence ATGTTGCTTACAAATCCCGTGGTGCTTAGCGTTTTGCTTATGTGCGTTTTGTGCTTACTGCGCTTTAACGTCTTTTTAGCCATACTTATCTCAGCTTTGGCTGCTGGAATGCTTGCTGGAAAAGGTCTGGTAGAAACCACGAATTTACTTATATCAGGAATGCAAGGCAACTTAGAAACTGCACTTAGTTATATACTTCTTGGAGCGCTTGCCGCGGCTATCAGTATGACGAATTTAACTCCTATTTTGATACATTACGTTAGTAAATTTATCAGTAAAAAGGTTTTTTGGTTTTCTTTGAGTATAGCTTTTATAGCATGTTTTTCTCAAAATCTCATACCAGTTCATATAGCTTTTATACCTATCTTGATACCACCCTTGCTTGCTTTGATGAATAAACTTAGGATAGATAGACGAGCTGTGGCGTGCGCACTTACTTTTGGACTAAAAGCTCCGTACGTCAGTATTTCAGTTGGTTTTGGTCTTTTGTTTCATACTATTCTTAAAAAAGAGCTTGGAAATAACGGCATCAACGTAGAAATAGGCGATATAAGTAGCGTTATGTGGATAGGCGGCGTAGCTATGCTCATCGGTTTAGTTTTGGCGCTATTTTATTATAGAAAACCTAGAGATTATACGCAAAGCGCTTTAGAAACCAAAGAGTTAAAAGTAGCACAAAAAGAAGATCTTTGTATGGGGCAAAAAGAGTGGGTCGTGCTTGGCGGCGCAGTGATTGCTTTTGGTGTTCAAATTTGGAGCAGTTCTCTTCCTTTAGGAGCTCTTTTGGGACTTATCTTTATGATAATATTTGGCGGTATCGAGTATAAAAAGATGGATAAAGTGATGGAGCAAGGTCTTGCTATGATGGCTTTTATCGCTTTTATTATGCTTGTGGCTGCTGGATTTGGTTTGGTTATCAGAGAAACTGGCGGCATAAGTGAGCTTATAAATTTTGCAAGTTCTATAAGCGGTGGCAAGCTTGGTGGAGCTATCATAATGCTAGTTATCGGACTTCTTGTTACTATGGGTATCGGAACTAGTTTTGGGACTATCCCTATCATCGCAGCTATTTACGTGCCGCTTTGCGTGAGTCTTGGATTTAGTGTTCCTGCTACTATACTTTTGATCGGTATAGCCGCGGCTGTAGGAGACGCTGGAAGTCCTGCGAGTGATAGTACTTTAGGGCCGACTTCGGGACTAAACGCTGATGGCAGGCATAGCCACATCTACGATACTTGCGTACCGACTTTTATATTTTTTAATATCCCACTAATCGTATTTGGCGTGATATTTTCACTATTTATCTAA
- a CDS encoding membrane bound O-acyl transferase, MBOAT family (Pfam match to PF03062.15 MBOAT), translating to MLFNSFEFIFIFLPITFFLYFLLSKFRLVKVSIFILTAASLVFYGYWNFIYVPLILMSITFNFFAGNHLCKEFKFKKIFLWFSILCNLALLGYYKYTDFFIENFNGMFGSNIPLHHIILPLGISFFTFTQIAFLVDCFSGKVKETNYLKYALFVTYFPHLLAGPIIHHAEMMPQFANLRRKKIHYKNISIGIFLFAMGLFKKVVIADFFAKFANYGFDTVAMLSMSEAWITSLSYTFQLYFDFSGYTDMAIGISYMFNIVLPLNFNSPYKSLSIQEFWRRWHMTLSRFLRDYIYIPLGGNRLGESRAYINIFIVFLLGGLWHGAGWTFIIWGALHGTALMIHRFYSSHFKPLHRILAWIITFNFINITWVFFRAKDMESAFKVLKGMFNINSIAPNSGFIVTINEAFGFMENVTHKIAASLSIFIVTVMAFVICVLCKNSNEMAANSKFGYKTVIFVVFLFMCAFFATRSVQESQFLYFNF from the coding sequence ATGCTTTTTAACTCTTTTGAATTTATATTTATATTTTTACCTATCACGTTTTTTCTATATTTTTTACTATCTAAATTTAGGTTGGTAAAGGTTAGTATTTTTATATTAACAGCGGCGTCTTTGGTTTTTTATGGATATTGGAATTTTATCTATGTGCCGCTTATTTTGATGTCTATTACATTTAACTTTTTTGCAGGAAATCATCTTTGTAAAGAGTTTAAATTTAAAAAGATATTTTTGTGGTTTAGTATATTATGTAATCTAGCTCTGCTTGGATATTACAAATATACAGACTTTTTTATAGAAAATTTTAACGGTATGTTTGGCTCGAATATTCCTTTGCATCACATCATTTTACCGCTTGGTATCAGCTTTTTTACATTTACTCAAATTGCGTTTTTAGTAGATTGTTTTAGCGGTAAGGTTAAAGAGACGAATTATCTTAAATACGCTTTATTTGTAACATATTTCCCGCATCTCTTAGCAGGTCCTATCATACATCACGCTGAAATGATGCCACAGTTCGCAAATTTAAGGCGTAAAAAAATACATTATAAAAATATCAGTATAGGTATATTTTTATTTGCTATGGGACTGTTTAAAAAGGTCGTGATAGCTGATTTTTTTGCTAAATTTGCAAATTACGGATTTGATACTGTTGCTATGCTTAGTATGAGTGAGGCGTGGATAACAAGTTTGAGTTATACTTTTCAGCTATATTTTGATTTTAGTGGATATACCGATATGGCAATAGGTATATCATATATGTTTAATATAGTTTTACCTCTAAATTTTAACTCTCCTTATAAATCCCTTAGTATTCAAGAGTTTTGGCGTAGATGGCATATGACTCTCTCGAGATTTTTGCGCGATTATATTTATATTCCTCTTGGCGGAAATAGGCTTGGAGAGAGCAGGGCTTATATAAATATTTTTATCGTTTTCTTGCTTGGGGGATTGTGGCATGGTGCTGGTTGGACATTTATTATATGGGGAGCTCTTCACGGAACCGCTCTTATGATCCATCGTTTTTATAGTTCTCATTTTAAACCTTTGCATAGGATTTTGGCGTGGATTATCACCTTTAATTTTATAAATATTACATGGGTATTTTTCAGAGCTAAAGATATGGAGTCTGCTTTTAAAGTATTAAAAGGAATGTTTAATATAAACTCCATAGCCCCAAACAGCGGTTTTATAGTCACTATCAATGAAGCATTTGGTTTTATGGAAAATGTTACTCATAAAATTGCCGCTAGCCTTAGTATTTTTATTGTTACTGTTATGGCTTTTGTAATTTGTGTATTATGCAAAAACTCAAATGAGATGGCTGCAAACTCTAAATTTGGATACAAAACGGTAATTTTTGTAGTATTTTTATTTATGTGTGCATTTTTTGCTACTAGAAGCGTTCAAGAATCACAATTTTTATATTTTAATTTTTAG